One window from the genome of Enterobacteriaceae bacterium Kacie_13 encodes:
- a CDS encoding DUF2913 family protein: MAQKQKRFPRTVAPDIAGLLALGRNKGIAASLLNRLEYLWGSCIAPVPIQSDLYRLTFAIEQLKSQGWANAAVSDDDWDQDALAEEYDDSAALLVKKSALTRGFSDDGKLVELVEFRVLGDMSACMEAFQTHTLPAVILDPNRITLQPEE; encoded by the coding sequence ATGGCACAAAAGCAAAAGCGCTTCCCGCGTACCGTTGCACCCGATATTGCGGGGTTACTAGCATTGGGGCGCAACAAAGGCATCGCCGCCAGCTTACTTAACCGCCTGGAATATCTGTGGGGATCCTGTATCGCGCCGGTTCCCATACAGTCGGATCTCTACCGGCTGACATTCGCCATTGAGCAACTAAAATCTCAGGGCTGGGCCAATGCAGCGGTCAGTGATGATGACTGGGACCAGGACGCTCTGGCCGAAGAATACGACGACAGTGCAGCATTGCTGGTAAAAAAGTCGGCGCTGACGCGTGGGTTTTCAGATGATGGCAAACTTGTTGAGCTGGTTGAGTTTAGGGTGCTCGGGGATATGTCAGCATGTATGGAGGCTTTTCAGACCCATACCCTTCCGGCAGTCATTCTGGATCCGAACCGGATCACCTTACAGCCTGAGGAATAG
- the radC gene encoding DNA repair protein RadC has product MQYQTQQRVIQMALTLLEKQMKQKSVGFSSTIETMHYLRLQLEQLEREVFMVLYLDSQHRLITSETTSMGTINATAVYPREIIKTALGHNAAAVVVAHNHPSGVAEPSDDDRKVTKRLTEALSLVDIRVLDHIVVGHGQAVSFAERGWL; this is encoded by the coding sequence ATGCAATATCAAACCCAACAGCGCGTTATCCAGATGGCGCTGACCCTGCTCGAAAAGCAAATGAAACAGAAATCAGTGGGGTTCAGTTCTACCATTGAAACAATGCATTACCTGCGGCTTCAGTTGGAACAGCTCGAACGTGAGGTGTTTATGGTGCTGTATCTGGACAGTCAGCACCGCCTTATCACCAGCGAGACCACCTCAATGGGCACCATCAACGCCACCGCCGTTTACCCAAGGGAGATTATCAAAACAGCGCTCGGGCATAACGCGGCCGCCGTCGTGGTGGCACATAACCACCCCTCGGGCGTGGCAGAGCCCAGCGACGATGACAGGAAGGTCACGAAGCGGCTCACTGAGGCGCTGTCGCTGGTTGATATCCGGGTGCTGGACCACATAGTGGTCGGCCACGGTCAGGCGGTGTCATTTGCAGAACGCGGCTGGCTGTAA
- a CDS encoding type IV toxin-antitoxin system YeeU family antitoxin gives MTLPLPAVTQPTVVPVSPHWGLRNNITPCFGARLVQESSRLHYLAGRAGFCGEFSADDALRLDQAFPLILKQLERMLVSGELNPRHQQRATLYHNGLTCDADTLGSHGYVYLSVYTIPSAAT, from the coding sequence ATGACTCTACCACTTCCCGCTGTCACCCAGCCGACTGTCGTCCCTGTGAGTCCGCATTGGGGGCTGAGGAACAATATAACTCCGTGCTTCGGTGCCCGCCTGGTGCAGGAAAGCAGCCGTCTGCATTACCTGGCTGGCCGGGCAGGCTTCTGCGGTGAATTCAGCGCAGACGACGCCCTGCGGCTCGACCAGGCATTTCCACTGATACTCAAACAGCTGGAGCGGATGCTGGTCTCCGGTGAGCTTAATCCCCGCCATCAGCAACGCGCTACGTTGTATCATAATGGCCTGACCTGCGACGCTGACACCCTCGGATCGCACGGGTATGTGTACCTGTCCGTTTATACGATACCGTCTGCGGCAACATGA
- a CDS encoding molecular chaperone has product MAWGLTISTGLFTLSAWGGYFSSMIYEMDARKDFISRPIINDTLNNNLYTLSAWKISRPGNGNETPIIGGDRDLVWSPLKFTLQPDGREYFKLYYRGPKDNVERYYRVIFKETPVALFPWRSQQKDLDIIPVVAMSTVLVVRPRETHLKYNIDEMKGVIRNTGNTFFRVILQNGCNGDDESSTQFFMLPGETWSGPKARLNNRKYIVALGRYHQLGVGCFDQH; this is encoded by the coding sequence ATGGCGTGGGGTCTTACTATCTCGACCGGACTATTCACCCTCTCTGCGTGGGGGGGATATTTCAGTTCAATGATCTACGAAATGGATGCCAGGAAGGATTTCATTTCACGCCCCATCATCAATGACACTCTAAATAATAATCTTTATACCCTTTCAGCATGGAAAATTTCCCGGCCGGGAAATGGTAATGAAACACCGATAATAGGCGGAGACAGAGACTTAGTCTGGTCGCCGCTAAAATTTACTCTCCAGCCAGACGGGCGAGAGTATTTCAAACTCTACTACCGTGGGCCTAAAGATAACGTAGAGCGCTACTATCGAGTGATTTTTAAAGAAACACCGGTGGCGCTTTTCCCGTGGCGTTCGCAGCAAAAAGACCTGGATATCATCCCGGTGGTAGCTATGAGCACGGTTCTGGTTGTTCGCCCTCGGGAAACCCATCTTAAGTACAATATAGATGAAATGAAGGGGGTAATCCGTAATACGGGTAATACTTTCTTTAGGGTTATCCTACAAAATGGCTGTAACGGCGACGATGAAAGCTCAACACAGTTTTTTATGTTACCAGGGGAGACCTGGAGCGGGCCAAAAGCCCGGTTGAATAATAGAAAGTATATCGTTGCACTTGGCCGCTATCATCAACTGGGCGTAGGCTGCTTTGACCAACATTAG
- a CDS encoding response regulator receiver protein translates to MSNRYCIWPETNSFLKLGLEFFIINSRYNITYNDLVFVDFSSHNAKLYSNNEWLAHLTRTGLRLVLIPDMTMIPLAFYWKKNSTKIVSVINPEDTGFEIEKKISIPFSRYSDQCFYRNSLNEIEVKMLDLMFSDKSIKQISEILVISSKKTYEIKRRLQLKMGGKGSLNTIIAR, encoded by the coding sequence GTGTCAAATAGATATTGTATATGGCCTGAAACTAACTCCTTTTTGAAGCTGGGGTTAGAGTTTTTTATAATAAATTCCCGCTATAATATTACGTATAATGATCTAGTATTTGTTGATTTTTCAAGCCATAACGCAAAATTATATTCTAATAATGAATGGCTTGCACATCTAACAAGAACAGGATTACGACTCGTTCTTATTCCTGATATGACAATGATCCCGTTAGCATTTTACTGGAAAAAAAATAGTACGAAGATAGTTTCCGTTATAAACCCAGAAGATACTGGGTTTGAGATCGAAAAAAAGATTTCTATCCCCTTCAGCAGGTATAGCGATCAATGCTTTTATCGCAATAGTCTTAATGAGATAGAGGTCAAAATGCTGGATCTCATGTTTTCAGACAAATCGATAAAACAAATCTCAGAAATTTTAGTTATTAGTTCAAAAAAAACTTATGAAATCAAACGTCGTTTACAACTGAAAATGGGAGGGAAGGGGAGTCTAAACACCATAATAGCCAGATAG
- a CDS encoding fimbrial biogenesis outer membrane usher protein, with translation MDNLGYVKGTLFAGLLLTVNQAWTASPTTPVRVNNYVIPAIFANALYQGMTVPVFIRYAGVSNTERSQQKIADAILTIKNNEFQLNQVTLIELQEKTELSSQVKTLLATLQNKSIGDGNNIYLNKDASLSLDTRSFYIELTVNREAMQAAIIPRSNMLGESTSEQLSSVLNYSIGSYYNKYANTDNASSFLTLDNTWSLREHHLNLNGSVYGIGTADQKGELYRTMYERDYQGHRFAMGMVDTWNLQSIASMSALNSSRIYGMSFGNKSSSQIEDNTLSLTPITVFLPAAGEVHVYRNEKLLSIQNFSMGSYEIDTSKLPFGIYDVSVRVIVNGRVVSNRTANINKTYARSSSVTGNLSWQLFGGALDYNKMDYRQHNNINYGKKDTWITGVAAATSQPWLSGTNLKTTLYGFDNNGVNETEANFIFSNSFSFNQQVLLATDSSWQGISTLNLNIPGGYGNIWGSRQYGHIGDRLPVQQADYFTIGATANLRKIAPFLGTLTVSRTNDKYINNTYTNVDYDQSLFSNRYASVSLRAGIQSYQYDSNSNVRDKYINIDISIPFSTWLSTGISSQNGNMLANATLRKRFEDRAITQTGASVSKRIKQNNNDDNSYTSDNYAANGFASYDTKYNTGTVSVSRSSDHSSNVSLSSQGSIAWSQKDLYLGKGAQSSGLVVNTNFSEKGKMLAQINGQNYVLSGKSNFINLPPYAEYNVELMNDKNSEDSVNIVSGRRSKVVLYPGNIGVINPEIKQLVTVFGRVKNSQGRYYANTDIHNHIGKTRTDNNGEFAMDVDKRYPVITLQDANGGVCEADLDLAHARGAEWIGEVLCETQQRTASRTGVVDNVY, from the coding sequence ATGGATAATCTGGGGTATGTAAAAGGGACTCTTTTTGCTGGGTTATTATTAACGGTAAACCAAGCCTGGACAGCGTCCCCAACCACGCCGGTAAGAGTTAATAATTATGTTATTCCCGCTATCTTTGCCAATGCGTTATATCAGGGAATGACCGTGCCCGTTTTCATCCGCTATGCAGGCGTCAGTAATACAGAACGTAGCCAACAAAAAATTGCTGATGCGATTCTGACAATCAAAAACAATGAATTCCAATTAAATCAAGTCACATTAATCGAGCTTCAAGAAAAAACAGAGCTGTCCTCACAAGTAAAAACGCTGTTAGCGACGCTACAAAATAAAAGTATTGGTGACGGCAATAACATTTATTTAAATAAAGATGCATCGCTGTCTCTTGATACTCGCTCCTTTTATATTGAGCTAACTGTCAATCGTGAAGCGATGCAGGCAGCGATCATTCCACGCTCAAATATGCTGGGGGAGTCAACCTCTGAGCAGCTTTCCAGTGTGCTCAATTACTCTATAGGTAGCTACTACAACAAGTATGCGAATACCGATAATGCCAGCAGCTTTCTGACGCTTGATAACACCTGGTCACTGCGTGAACATCACCTGAATCTTAATGGTTCCGTGTACGGTATTGGTACTGCCGACCAGAAGGGTGAGCTTTATCGCACCATGTACGAGCGCGATTATCAGGGGCATCGCTTTGCTATGGGAATGGTTGATACCTGGAACCTGCAATCAATCGCTAGTATGAGCGCGCTGAACTCCAGCCGAATTTACGGTATGAGCTTCGGCAACAAAAGCAGTTCACAAATTGAAGATAATACGCTCTCACTGACGCCAATTACGGTCTTTCTGCCCGCTGCTGGTGAAGTACACGTTTACCGTAATGAGAAACTGCTTAGCATCCAGAACTTTTCGATGGGGAGCTATGAAATCGATACTTCAAAATTACCGTTTGGGATCTATGACGTTAGCGTGCGGGTGATAGTTAATGGCCGGGTGGTAAGCAATAGAACCGCAAACATTAATAAAACCTATGCCCGAAGCTCCAGCGTGACGGGTAATTTGTCATGGCAACTCTTCGGCGGAGCGCTTGACTATAACAAGATGGATTATCGCCAACACAACAACATTAACTACGGCAAAAAAGACACGTGGATAACGGGCGTTGCGGCGGCGACTAGCCAGCCGTGGTTGTCAGGCACCAATCTGAAAACAACTCTGTACGGCTTCGATAACAACGGTGTTAATGAAACTGAAGCCAACTTTATTTTTAGTAATTCCTTTAGTTTTAACCAGCAGGTACTGCTGGCAACAGACAGCAGCTGGCAGGGGATTTCTACCCTGAACCTCAACATTCCCGGCGGCTACGGCAATATTTGGGGGTCACGTCAGTATGGTCACATCGGAGATCGTCTTCCGGTACAACAAGCTGATTATTTCACCATTGGTGCAACCGCTAACTTACGTAAAATTGCCCCCTTCCTTGGTACGCTTACGGTCAGCAGAACGAATGATAAATATATCAACAACACGTACACCAACGTGGATTACGATCAATCGCTGTTCTCTAACCGCTATGCGTCTGTCTCTCTGCGGGCTGGTATCCAGAGCTATCAGTACGATAGCAACAGTAATGTACGAGACAAATATATCAATATCGATATTTCTATTCCGTTCTCCACCTGGCTAAGTACCGGAATATCAAGCCAGAATGGCAACATGCTGGCTAACGCTACCTTGCGTAAACGCTTCGAGGATAGGGCCATCACTCAGACGGGAGCTTCCGTCTCGAAACGTATTAAGCAAAATAATAATGATGATAATAGCTACACCTCTGACAACTATGCGGCCAACGGCTTTGCCAGCTATGACACCAAATATAATACTGGCACGGTATCGGTAAGCCGCTCTTCCGACCATAGTTCCAACGTCAGTCTGAGTTCTCAAGGCAGCATTGCCTGGTCGCAAAAGGATCTTTACCTCGGTAAAGGGGCGCAATCATCAGGCCTGGTGGTAAATACCAACTTCAGCGAAAAAGGCAAGATGCTTGCGCAGATCAACGGACAGAATTATGTGCTCAGCGGAAAGAGTAACTTCATTAACCTGCCGCCTTATGCTGAATATAACGTCGAGTTAATGAATGATAAGAACTCTGAAGATAGCGTTAATATTGTGAGCGGCAGGCGCAGCAAGGTTGTGCTTTACCCCGGAAATATTGGCGTTATAAACCCTGAGATAAAGCAACTTGTTACCGTTTTTGGGCGCGTGAAGAATAGCCAGGGCCGCTACTACGCCAACACAGATATTCATAACCACATAGGTAAGACGCGTACCGATAATAACGGTGAGTTTGCTATGGACGTCGATAAGCGTTATCCGGTTATTACGCTGCAGGATGCCAATGGCGGGGTTTGCGAGGCCGACCTTGATCTGGCACATGCCAGAGGGGCCGAGTGGATTGGCGAAGTGCTTTGCGAAACTCAACAACGAACAGCATCACGGACAGGAGTCGTCGACAATGTTTATTAA
- a CDS encoding DUF4942 domain-containing protein — MQAEPEVLTEHTDVICSTSIERIVTGRNTALTQIETLIHQLDDISTLTRSIGGKTALDWAMKQDFRCGCWLMEKTETAMKVIARNMDRGIWRDLMKKSEMLSLMDAQARDQWDRNLEGDEIPAISEANILSTFEQLHQSKDEVFERGIINIFKGLSWDFKTNSPCSFTKKIIINSLVVYNRWGYSMCGGCRRDQLADLERMLHLLDGKPIPDNRGDVTTRLMDHVSLQKASHIYEDDYFSIRYFQKGTGHITFKRPDLVDKMNDIVAKHYPSMLPSRS, encoded by the coding sequence ATGCAGGCAGAACCCGAAGTGTTAACCGAGCACACCGACGTGATTTGCTCCACCAGCATTGAACGCATTGTCACCGGACGTAATACCGCGCTGACGCAAATTGAAACGCTGATCCACCAGCTTGACGATATCTCGACGCTGACCCGGAGTATCGGTGGAAAAACCGCCCTGGACTGGGCTATGAAGCAGGATTTTCGCTGTGGTTGCTGGCTGATGGAGAAAACAGAAACGGCGATGAAAGTTATCGCCCGCAATATGGATCGCGGTATATGGCGAGACCTGATGAAGAAATCGGAAATGCTGTCGCTCATGGACGCGCAGGCCCGTGACCAGTGGGACAGAAATCTTGAAGGGGATGAAATCCCTGCCATCAGTGAAGCCAACATACTCAGTACCTTTGAGCAGTTGCATCAGAGCAAAGATGAGGTATTTGAGCGAGGGATTATCAATATTTTTAAAGGGCTGAGCTGGGATTTTAAAACCAATAGTCCCTGTAGCTTCACAAAGAAGATTATTATCAACAGCCTGGTGGTTTACAACCGTTGGGGCTACAGCATGTGCGGGGGATGCCGGCGGGATCAACTAGCTGACCTGGAAAGAATGCTGCATTTACTGGATGGAAAACCCATCCCGGACAACCGGGGCGATGTCACTACCCGGTTGATGGATCATGTCAGTTTACAGAAAGCATCACATATCTACGAGGACGACTACTTTAGTATTCGTTACTTTCAGAAAGGTACTGGGCATATCACCTTTAAAAGACCGGACCTGGTTGATAAGATGAACGACATCGTGGCGAAACATTATCCTTCCATGCTGCCTTCTCGTTCCTGA
- a CDS encoding antirestriction protein: protein MLVTPQYRVQRYAGSAFAFVPWRASAVKTYGHPAGIWPDHLRPNFWPQHFGTVPRWILLEPKTFTWLDRLCADYHGDFWDFYTLPNGGAFRVPGTEQDYALFNELNGNGATVSREAAGIIACLMTYSHHACLTEHDDMTTHFYRLREYALHHPESRAIFTLID, encoded by the coding sequence ATGCTAGTAACCCCGCAATATCGGGTGCAACGGTACGCGGGAAGCGCTTTTGCTTTTGTGCCATGGCGAGCCAGCGCAGTAAAAACGTATGGACATCCAGCGGGGATATGGCCCGACCACCTGCGCCCGAACTTCTGGCCGCAGCACTTTGGCACCGTTCCCCGATGGATACTGCTCGAACCCAAAACCTTCACCTGGCTGGACCGCCTGTGTGCGGACTATCACGGCGACTTTTGGGATTTTTATACCTTACCCAACGGCGGCGCGTTTAGGGTCCCAGGCACGGAGCAGGACTATGCACTGTTTAACGAGCTTAACGGCAACGGGGCCACGGTCAGTCGTGAAGCCGCAGGCATTATCGCCTGCCTGATGACATACAGCCACCACGCCTGCCTCACAGAGCACGACGACATGACCACGCATTTCTACCGGCTGCGGGAGTACGCCCTGCACCATCCCGAAAGCCGGGCCATCTTTACCCTGATTGACTGA
- a CDS encoding fimbrial protein — MFIKPHALLLLVLGGIWVSPALALTPSNGGSGNNTYLFIDNDVDKEYFITSGSLSPRFSGSNIWTKYKTRQRSLGYMGNSGWSYGNRYHDLWLTNSPISRPFLGIRCMTTGATCPASGYITPDVIDNDGYYHAMAGSSVENGSYGAGTLSPAAYEYFRSQPVGSSDVFDFNLCYMNSNVDYDFASGERCKDLTTGGTWRNYTMTLNKVGHLTLRNTGSMAEIWIASDGTPSVSIGSDLCQVSIAGRDTGLVCKMVAYSLQETERLTASLDFQMVVDTALLGFSPSAADVRFSGDGATWYNYTSSTTYNKVFTTTGEYVYVFLSNTFFQKVLKAGSDLTNKDALFTFYFDNSVTPQSGYYQFTPSTLINITPKEYGISIIASDGSSKPTASGKIDSSTPIEFEYRVTVSAARMADSITAQVVGDSTTINGVPYCLFSSSDGTLNVPIPAYLSWIAVSGAEQKVRNSCSEAPVDMTQANWVETAWNANVDSGSFFATTLKLLFPMDDARSKLTVDGHDWMGSVNASGEVKVTATWIGVDR, encoded by the coding sequence ATGTTTATTAAGCCGCATGCATTATTACTGTTGGTGTTGGGTGGAATATGGGTATCACCCGCTCTGGCGTTAACCCCGTCTAACGGCGGCAGCGGTAATAACACCTATTTGTTTATCGATAACGATGTCGATAAAGAATACTTTATTACTTCGGGTTCTCTGTCCCCTCGTTTCAGCGGCTCAAATATCTGGACAAAATACAAAACGAGACAGCGTAGCCTGGGATATATGGGGAACTCGGGCTGGAGCTATGGCAACCGCTATCACGACCTGTGGCTCACCAATTCGCCCATTTCCCGTCCTTTCCTGGGAATTCGCTGTATGACAACGGGGGCGACCTGCCCCGCATCTGGCTACATCACGCCAGACGTTATAGATAACGATGGTTATTATCATGCGATGGCCGGTAGTTCCGTAGAAAACGGCAGCTATGGTGCCGGAACGCTGAGCCCTGCAGCCTATGAGTATTTCCGCAGCCAGCCGGTAGGTTCCAGCGATGTATTTGATTTCAACCTCTGCTATATGAATTCAAATGTCGATTATGATTTTGCATCCGGTGAACGCTGTAAGGATCTCACCACAGGTGGTACCTGGCGTAACTACACGATGACGCTAAATAAAGTTGGACATCTAACGCTGAGAAATACCGGCTCGATGGCCGAAATATGGATCGCCAGCGACGGAACGCCAAGCGTTAGTATTGGTTCCGATTTGTGCCAGGTAAGCATTGCTGGCAGAGATACTGGTCTGGTGTGCAAAATGGTTGCCTATTCTTTGCAAGAAACGGAAAGGCTCACTGCGTCACTTGATTTCCAGATGGTTGTCGATACGGCTCTGTTAGGCTTCTCGCCTTCCGCTGCTGATGTGCGATTTAGCGGTGATGGCGCCACCTGGTATAACTATACGAGCTCCACAACATATAACAAAGTCTTCACCACAACCGGTGAATATGTATATGTTTTCCTATCCAATACTTTCTTTCAAAAAGTGCTGAAGGCCGGTAGCGATCTAACGAATAAAGATGCTCTGTTTACCTTTTACTTTGATAATTCAGTCACGCCGCAATCGGGCTATTATCAATTTACACCTTCAACGCTGATTAATATTACGCCAAAAGAGTACGGCATTAGTATTATCGCCAGCGACGGGAGTTCAAAACCAACGGCTTCCGGCAAAATTGACAGCAGCACACCTATCGAGTTCGAGTATAGGGTTACGGTTTCTGCTGCACGCATGGCCGACAGCATTACCGCTCAGGTGGTGGGAGATTCAACGACCATAAACGGTGTGCCGTATTGTTTGTTCAGTTCATCAGATGGGACGCTTAATGTCCCGATCCCTGCCTATCTTTCGTGGATAGCCGTTTCCGGGGCGGAACAAAAAGTGCGTAACAGCTGTAGCGAAGCACCTGTTGATATGACTCAGGCGAATTGGGTAGAAACCGCCTGGAACGCCAACGTTGATAGCGGATCATTCTTTGCCACGACGTTGAAACTCCTGTTCCCAATGGACGATGCTCGCTCTAAATTAACTGTCGATGGCCATGACTGGATGGGGAGCGTCAACGCCAGCGGAGAAGTCAAGGTGACGGCGACCTGGATAGGCGTAGACCGCTAA
- a CDS encoding fimbrial protein, with amino-acid sequence MNKIVLAGIVAAALASSNVMADVTASATAKWDASATKDTTSALVVTPLKSLNFQYAEGIKSFNTQTGAFDITIEGQSGATDFMLTSQVINNTLSRTTDASTLEVGVNWNGVALTKTTPVTMIDTTNNVSAGLDALAVATAYSGANRVSTQGNFDFNIASATSDGTTISDFSDLTDGYWSGDVRVQFTAVWTV; translated from the coding sequence ATGAACAAGATCGTATTAGCAGGTATTGTGGCTGCAGCTCTGGCTTCCTCTAACGTAATGGCTGACGTTACTGCTTCCGCAACGGCAAAATGGGATGCTAGCGCGACTAAAGATACAACCAGCGCACTGGTTGTAACTCCGCTTAAATCGTTAAACTTTCAATACGCTGAAGGTATCAAGTCGTTTAACACCCAGACTGGCGCATTCGATATCACCATTGAAGGACAGTCTGGTGCAACCGACTTCATGCTGACCTCTCAGGTCATTAACAATACTCTGAGCCGTACTACTGATGCTTCAACCTTAGAAGTTGGTGTTAACTGGAATGGCGTGGCGCTGACCAAAACAACGCCGGTCACTATGATCGATACGACGAACAATGTCTCTGCGGGCCTCGACGCGCTGGCAGTGGCGACTGCTTATTCTGGCGCTAACCGCGTAAGCACCCAAGGTAACTTCGATTTCAACATTGCTTCTGCTACTTCTGACGGGACGACTATTTCAGATTTCAGCGATTTGACTGACGGTTACTGGAGCGGCGACGTGCGCGTTCAATTTACCGCTGTCTGGACTGTCTAA